In a single window of the Danio aesculapii chromosome 20, fDanAes4.1, whole genome shotgun sequence genome:
- the irf4b gene encoding interferon regulatory factor 4: MCSDEERGMTGGSGNGKLRQWLIEQVDTGKYPGLVWENDEKSIFRIPWKHAGKQDYNRDEDAALFKAWALFKGKFREGVDKPDPPTWKTRLRCALNKSNDFEEIVERSQLDISDPYKVYRIVPEGSKKGSRSIEDSQSNSGSPNYPSHPTYAPAPSQVCNYISPAERGWREYPTLSDISYSQNPYTSRWDPGYQFSGSFYSCNASDPQPSPFTLDTSMRSAEAVALSDYRLHVMVFYRDALVREVTVSSPEGCLLGSSREGQSYVSSGAPELVELPHADGVPLERGVLLWMAPDGLYARRYCPCRVYWTGAHAPPTDKPNKLEREQNCKLLDTHLFITELQSYTLHARPAPCSQVLLFFEDESTDGQRPRRTFTVQVEPLFARQLLILTHPGSMNYIRSHELQHLPPEHSLSPTQDYHRVITHHHNSGPQN, encoded by the exons atgTGTTCGGATGAAGAGCGCGGGATGACGGGGGGCTCCGGTAACGGAAAGTTGCGCCAGTGGCTGATCGAGCAGGTGGACACTGGAAAATACCCTGGACTCGTGTGGGAGAACGACGAGAAGAGCATCTTTCGGATTCCGTGGAAGCACGCGGGCAAACAGGACTACAACCGGGACGAGGATGCTGCTCTCTTCAAG GCTTGGGCTCTGTTTAAAGGCAAATTCCGTGAAGGTGTTGACAAACCTGACCCACCAACTTGGAAAACACGTCTTCGATGTGCTCTTAATAAGAGTAATGACTTTGAGGAGATTGTGGAACGCAGTCAACTTGACATTTCGGACCCCTATAAAGTGTATAGGATTGTGCCGGAAGGATCTAAAAAAG GTTCCAGATCTATTGAAGACTCGCAGTCTAACTCAGGCTCTCCCAATTACCCAAGCCATCCGACTTATGCACCAGCACCATCTCAG GTGTGCAACTACATTTCTCCAGCAGAAAGAGGATGGAGAGAATATCCCACCCTGTCTGACATCTCGTACAGCCAGAACCCATACACTTCACGCTGGGACCCTG GTTACCAGTTCAGTGGCTCCTTTTACAGCTGTAATGCATCTGATCCACAACCATCACCCTTCACTCTGGACACCAGCATGAGGTCTGCTGAGGCTGTGGCACTCTCAG ATTATCGGCTGCATGTGATGGTGTTTTACCGGGACGCACTGGTGCGAGAGGTGACAGTGAGCAGTCCTGAGGGCTGTCTGCTGGGCTCCAGCAGAGAGGGACAGTCCTATGTCTCATCTGGGGCCCCAGAACTGGTTGAACTGCCTCATGCTGATGGGGTGCCTCTGGAGCGGGGCGTCCTCCTCTGGATGGCTCCTGATGGACTCTATGCCCGCCGATACTGCCCCTGCAGGGTGTACTGGACAGGAGCTCACGCACCACCGACAGACAAACCCAACAAGCTGGAGCGAGAGCAGAACTGCAAACTGCTGGACACTCATCTCTTCATCACAG AGTTGCAGAGCTACACTCTTCACGCCCGTCCTGCGCCGTGTTCCCAAGTGCTGCTGTTCTTTGAGGATGAAAGCACTGACGGTCAAAGACCAAGAAGGACCTTCACAGTGCAG GTTGAGCCACTGTTTGCTCGCCAGCTTCTGATCCTCACTCACCCGGGCAGCATGAACTACATCCGCAGCCATGAGCTCCAGCACCTGCCACCAGAACACAGCCTCTCGCCCACCCAAGACTACCACAGAGTCATCACACACCACCACAACAGCGGCCCGCAAAACTGA